The genomic segment GTAAAAGTATCCTCAGAGGTCATGTAGTCTAATACTTGCTTGGCACAGGCTCTGCTAAAGCGTTTTGGACAGAAGTCTACTAGTTTCTGCAGGCCTCCAGTGAGGCACTTCTTCCAGGAGTTGACAGCTCTTATTCTCAGAAAACTCCTCCTGAGGTCGAAGCTGCATCTCTTTCTCCGCAGCTTGTCCTGCTGGTTCTGGTCCCGCCTTCGAGGGCCACCGAGGACAAGTCCACTCCCACCGCCGAGGCTGCTCTCATTCCTCCCACCAGCCTTCCTGCTCTCTGCAGATGAAGCAGACCCTTCAATGGTCTTCACAGGGCTTGGTCTCCAGTCCCTCACCATCTCAGTCCTCCCCCCCACCGCAAAGACCGGGCAAGCACAGGGCATTTTCCTAAGCATTCAGGAGTCTTCCTGTGCTTTCTGGAGATGGCCAGAGTGTCTCACCAGGTGCCCAAATGCAAAGTctgctgttccagaggagggCCAGGGGCCCTGGCATAGCAGGGAGGGGGCTGTTCTGGTCACTCGGCCTTCTATGAAGCAGATGGGTGCCAGGGGGCCGCTTCGTGCATCGGCTGCGTCTCAGGGGCCAAGAGAGACGGGCTCTAGGAGGCCCGGTGGTGGCGGGGCTGTTTTGCGgttgcccctcctcctcctgcttccaccagcctcccttcccccctcccagttGCCACTCCCCTCTGGCCTCATCTGTTTCTGCCGTGCCAGTGGTGCCCCCATTGTATTTTGCAGGACTGGTCCAAGCTCCCCCTCTATGAGCAGCCAGTGGTAAACACCCTGCAGCGAAGAAGGGATCGTGCGGAGCTTCTCCGCGAGGCAGAGCCAGGCCCTGCCCCCCTGATGTATCCAGGGCTTGGCTTGGAGGACGGGCCCAGGCCTCGCATGTCCCCCGCCTCCATTGCTGCCAAGGTACAGCCGGGGCCCCGGGGCAGTGGGGGCCAGTGGGCAGAGGCGGTCTTAGCTTTGTCTCAGGCCAGGGAGGGCCTTGGGCAGTGTCCAAAAGCTTTGGCAACATTGGCTGGTCTGGGGGAGTTCGTTTGGGCAACTGCCCTGAATCTTTCCCGAGCAAGTCACCGCACAGTCCGTGATCCCAGATCCCTCGTGCCGCCGTTTGTGCTCTGACAAGTTTCAGGGACAGACCATGTAGAGGACCAGGAGCTGATTTTACTCCTGGGTGTTTGAACAATTGGAATAAAAAAATTGTTCACCTGCAATGGACAAAACAGAAGGTAGGGAAGTTCCAAGGGGTTGCTAGGTAGGATTCTGAATGCATTACCTTGAACTGGGGCCCAATTCTAAAAGTGTTTGAGTAACGAATTTTTCAGGGGAAAGACTTCTCCCTCACTCACCAGCCAGAGGCAAGGGCAATTAGCCTCTGTTGAAGAGATGCTGAGCAAAGGGCCCCCCCTATTAACCCTTGTTTGCCAATAAAAAATACCGGAAGGGCTGCCATGTCTGTAGTGCAGGGGTGTAATCAGCCAATGGATGTAGCAGTGACCAGGCCCTGTAGGGCCACGTGGCTGGCAGGTATTCCTGACTGCTGTGGGTCAGTGTGGAAGAAGCCCAGGAATGGGGGGGACACTATACCTACACGCTTGTCTTCCTGGCTCTCTGTCCCACCTCAGCAGCCATGCTGATCGCAGCCCCATCCTCCCTGCTGCCCAGGCAAGGCTGCTCAGGGCCGGAGTAAGATTCCTGGGGTATCCCGGCCCCACCTTCCTCTTGTAGCAGAAAGGCAGCAGCGAGGAGGCCTTGGGATGTGTCCATGTCCAGCCCTGGTCTCTGAGGCCTGCCAGCCTGAAGCACAGGATCCCTACTGGCCCGCTGAGAGCTGGGGGCTTTGGTGTGCTGCTGCTGAGGCTGGCCAACGCTTTGCAACGAGGTGCCTTGTCCCCAGACCTTGACCTCATTTACCCTTCCCACCAGCATGGGGAGGAGATGTCCCCCGCTGCCAGTGACTTGGCCATGGTGCTGACCCACGGCCTGAGCCTGGAGCACCAGAAGAGCAGCCGGGATTCACTGCAGTTCTCCAGTGGCTACAGCACGCAGACCACCACCCCATCTTGCTCCGAGGACACCATTCCCTCTCAAGGTAGGATGCCCTGGCTCCCAGGGCGGAGGGGAAGGATCCAGGCCTCCTGGGGGATGGGCTGCCCCACGGGACTCTCAAAGCCGCTGGAGAAGATTTGGGACTAGGCACTTAATGGCAAGGGAAGGATGGCGGGGTTGGACATGCCCAGGCAGATCTCTCTCAGCCAGAAAATGGAACCTCTTCATTTGGTGGAGAGGTCCAGGGAGGCCAGAGTTAGGAAGCAGCTTCCAGAAGGCCGAGAGCCATAAGCACCTGCTGTCCCCCGAGCAGGACCTTCCTTGGACCTGCCCAGGAGCCGCTGCGCCACCCAGCATGGGCACTCCTGTCCTAAACAACTCTGTGGTTTCTGGCTGAATGCCCTGCCCCAGCTCTCTGCAATACCAGAAAGAAGCAAAAGGCAATTGGGCTTTTGCTTATGTTAAATGTGTTCGAAACTTTTATTCACAAGGGTTCGGACTGAGCCACGGCCCCTGGTGTGCCTCACCTTATGTAGCAATATGCACTTTGGGCAGCTTTGTGCTGAAGTGTGTGGCGCAACCTTGACTCCGGGGTTCGGCTGGAGTGTGCGTGTGACCTGCTCCTGCTCTGGGTCAGCCCCACTATGTAGACCAATTCAAGAAATTAACTCCAGAGAGGGCTCATACAACTTTTGTTAACATTGGCCGTAGTGACAGAATCATACAAGTCTGACTATGCTTTCCCCCTGCTTCCCCCTGTACTTGTGTGTGTTAGGGAGGTACCTGTCTGAGTCGCTTGGGCATGCCTCCTCGTTCTGGGCTGAAGCCACCTGTTTAGCAACAGATCTggcctatttccatcaaggttGTCTCCCTGACTCTTTACTCTTGGCTGGTCCCCTGGTGCTGATGCTTCCACTTGTCACTTCCTCAGGTTCAGAGTACGACTACTATTCCGTGAATGGTGACATCGAAGGAGACAACCGGAATGAATTAGACAAATCCTCAACCATCCCTCGTAACAGTAACATTGCTCAAAATTATCGGCGTATGATCCAGACCAAGCGACCCGCTTCAACTGCCGGCCTGCCCACCGGCACTGCCTTGCCAACTGGGGCCACGCCAGGAGTGGCCACCATCCGTCGCACACCTTCTACCAAGCCCACAGTTCGCCGAACCGTTTCCAGCGTTGGTCCGATTCCCATCAGGCCACCCATTGTCCCTGTCAAGCCCCCCACTGTGCCTGACTCGCCCGGTCGCGCTGGCCCTACTCGGATGGGCAGCGAGGAATGTGTCTTCTATGCTGACGAGGCCTCTGCACCCCACAGCCTGGACTTCGCCAGAGCCTCCCCCAAGAGGTTGAGCCTGCCCAACACCACCTGGGGCAGCGACGGCCTGGAGATCTCGGCGTACGCCGGGGCTGGGAAGCCCTCTgcggaggaggagcagcagctggCCGCCAACCGCCACAGCCTCGTGGAGAAGATTGGTGAGCTGGTGGCCAGCGCTCACGCCCTGGGAGACGGCCAGTTCCCGTTCCCTACGGTGTTCTCAGACCCTGGTCCTGAGGAGCAGACCCCCAGCCCTCCTCCAGCTGCCTCCAGCGAGCCTCCCACTGAAGATATGCTGGTGGCCATCCGCCGTGGTGTGCGCCTTCGCCGAACTGTCACCAACGATAGGTCAGCGCCGCGGTTTTTGTGATGAGCTCTGCCTGGCTGCTGATGCCGAGCTCCTTGTGAGGCCAGAGGCACAAGCCCCAGGAAAGAGCTGGGAATCGCAGAGGAGGCTCGGTGAACTGCCAGGAGGCCGAGCCCCCTTGCGGACCCTTGGGGTCAGGGTCCAGGTTTAAAAGGAGACTAAGCTGAATGCCTTCCCTAAACAACGTGCAAGAGCTCCGCTGGTCAAAAACGCTTGGAGCCTGTTTTCTGCCtcgttttcctttccctttcccttccacaCCTCCTCTCCATCCAGCCCCATCTACAACAAGGCGAGGAACTGACGCCCCTCCAGCTTGGAGCAGTGGAGGAGTAGCAGAGTCACCGCTCAGAAAAGAGCGCAGTTCCCACGGAGAGAAGAGCCCCAATTCTTTCCCGAGTTCCTCCtgtttcttcctccccttccttttggGGTTCCGCCCATCAGCTGGGATCAGCGCCTCCCCAAAAGACTTTGCCAGATGGAGTAATCCGGAAATCCGGTCCCTCGGTGAGAATTGGGCTGCAGGATGTGGGAGGCGCGGGATCCACTCCTCGGCTTATTTGGAAGAAGGTGTCCCCTCAGGAGGGGCTCCCTCGCCAGTTGAGGGGCCTCTCCGGGTGAGCTGTGGGCTCAGGAAAGGGGGTGCTGGGTGGGTTTCCTTAGAAAGAGGTGCTTCCTTGCCCAACTCGGCCCCAGGGCTGCCCTCGCGCCAGCTTGAAGCTTGCCAGAGAGCAGCCACCAAGCATCAGGGCAGGACTGGCAGCGCAAGAGGTGTGCCTTGATGCATGATTTAGAGCATGGGTTGGATGGAGGCCCGTGGGCACCCCAGCCTTTTCTATGGCAGCCATTCACATGGAATGCAAGAACATCCTCTGACATGTTCAGTGAAGATGGAGGGGTCGGGATTAGGCAGAGTGCGTGTGTGGGGAGGGGTTCCTCAGGCAGGAGTGGGGCTTCATGGGCCTTTATCTGGAGAGCTCTCCAGAGAAGTGCCAGAGTGGGGGCAGCCGTTGCAACACTTGAGCTGGGGTGGGGTGCGCCTTGAACCACAGCGCCCCCGCTTCAAGGCCTCCGAAGGCATTGGGCTGCCCGTATCTGGGGTGTAAAGAAAGCTGGCCTGAGGGAGCACTGGGGTGGCTGGCCTGTGGCGGGTTCCTGTATTCCCAGACCCATCATAACTCTTGACGGGCTGAGCAACAAGACCTGGGACCTGGGATCAGGAGATACTCCTTCGGCTGATGTTTTGGGGAATAGTTTGAAAGGAGCCAAAGCCCTTGCAGGGTTACAACCATCAGCAATTGGTCCAGCAGATCTGCTTGACTGCTGCCTTTGGGTTGACATGCTGGTGCTGGCTGGGCTCGCACGTGCCCCTCAGCCAGTCTGCGGTTGGCTTGGTTCCACCTTCACGCGACGTTCAAGCCCATCCGTGGCAATCTGTCAGAATCCTCTACTAGGATCAGCCATGTGGCTAGGCTCTCTCAGAAGAGCAGGAGCAGTGCTGAAGCTGCGCCAGAGCGGGAAGAATGGCAGAAACACAAAACAGCAAGTAAGCCTTGCAGAGGGAGCTGGACAACGATGTCTGGAAGTGACTCCTGTTCCTTCAGCATCCTCTCCTTTGTGGACCTCACCACAATGCCACAGTGTGATGGTTTTGACGGCTGAGGGTGGAAGCTGCAAGGAAGGTGGTGGGCCCTGGCCCAGGCTTGCTCGGCTTCAGCACCCCGTGGCCTGAGCCATCTGCCTGCCTCAGAGCGAGACCACGGGCACTTCGTGGTGTCTCTGCTTGGCCCCTGCTTGCTGAAGGGGGTGGTGCTTTAGCGGAGGTTGTGCCCGTGGTCTGTCCTGCCTATGTCACTTTTCAACATTGCTTGTCCTTGTCCCACAAAACAATACTGCAGTTTTCATCCCAAGACCATGTTGTGTCTAAAAGGTTTGCCTCACTGTATATTCCCAAGCAGTTTTGTTTACAGATGTGGAATCTGCCTCTTTTTCTAGTTGGCAGAAAGATTTTTAATGGGGATGTTGGCAGAAATTATGCCAAATATAGCCATAGTTTATTCACAGTTGGCATGCGTTGCAGCTTTTCCATGGTCTATATCCAGATCTAAAGAGGGTTGAAGGCATCTGCTTTTCCCTAGTGCTCATATGATGACCTTCACTTCTCCCCTGAAACTTAGACATTAGTCTGTGTTGGTGAAAGGAAAGTGGTGGTGGGAAAGAGAGGACAGTCTTGAAATGTTGGAGAGAATGAAGTTAGAAGAGTGGAAAGTAAATGGTATAGAAACACGAAAGCTTTAGAAGAGTTGCCTGTCCTTGTGCATGGCTAGGAAAGGGGACTgttgcacatctggctgctggttGCAACCCTGCTCATTCTCCTAAGCCTGTTTCGGTGTTTCAGATCTATTTGATGCTGGGCTGTGTGTGTCTGGTAAAGGGGGCACCCAGAGGTCAACATATAGCACACACATGGGAATGAAGCAGGGAAAGCAAAGCTGAAACCAAATGTTTGCTGCTGTTATGGACACCAATAAGGATTCCAGTGTGTTCACCAGTGGGGGGAAAAGGTGTATTTAAATAAAAGGAGTCATTTCAAGAAGCACCCCATCAAAGCGTGTAGCTATGAGAGGCAGAGCAGGTTTTGGGAACACTGATTTTCCCAGCCTGGAGTTGGGACTTGTTTACCCATCTGGAGAGCACTAAGTCCGGCAAGTCCAAGCCCCCCTTTCCGAGGGATAAAGAGCAGGAGTCAGCAGAGGTGGGGTAGCGTGGCTCGGAAAGGTGGGAGACGCCCACCGAAGACCTTGCTGGCATGGTGTTCCTCCGCAGGCCTTCGGGGAAGAAAGCGCCCCGTCTCCAGGGTCCTCAGAGCAGGGCCCCACCTTGTACATAGCCGTTTCCTCCCAGCCCCATTACGTGTCTCTGTGCGCCGCGTCGGCCTTCCGCTCCTCAGCTAACACTTTCGATTTCACGCACCGGCCCTCCTGTGGTTTCCACATACCCAAATGGTGACTGTGTGTGACAGAtcattgctttttgcttttttcctttgtttcgtACAGTAAAAAACACAAACCCTCTAAAACGTCTTTCAGCCGATGTAACTGTCCTGGTGCTGTTAACTTGTTCTTCCCTCCTGCTCCCCTAATTTATTTTCTGTCTAGCAGTCCCAGCCTCTCTCCCTACCCCTTTCTTCCAGTTACTTACTGATCTCTTTTTACTTCATTCAAAATAGCCGCTGCTACAGGTAACAAATGCACTGTGAAGATTTCAGTATTAATAAAAGTTGGACTGTAACTAATACAAATAGCTCCTCCTCTTCATTATGTCTTTTCTTTGGTAAAAAAAACAAGCCTGGCTCTAGAGGTTTTTGTCAAGGCCTTGAACCTAGCCAAAATCATCTCTCCGTTTTTCAGCGCAGCAGATATTCTTACATGAATATATGTAATCCTGAGTTTGTATCTagaatcagaaaaaaacagcttttctAGTTTTGAGAGAGAAATGGGAGAAATACACCACTTTTGGTAGTTCAATAGGAATCGCCAAGGTTTCTAGGCATGTGAAAATCAATTCGTAAGCACTTGATTTACCCCAAGGAATCCCTCCAGTTCCTCAGGCCCATTTTTGCCCTGGGTCAACACAAATTCCATTCTCTCCCAGCTATTTCTGCGATTCCAACACCTTGTGAAAACCTAGCTAAGTTGTTGGGCGTCATGCTTTGTCAAGCAGGAACTGGACCCTGGAAGGTCAGTCCCTTCGGTGCGCAGCCTTCCAGGCACCCCTGGGACTTGTTGCCCTCCTTGGCACTTGCGGGGGCTCTTCCCTTCCCTGTGGATCCATACGTGAACCAGAACTTCGCTCgcagaaagggaggaggaaaacGCGAGTGCCTTCAGCCGGCACTTTTACTCTGTCCTTCTGTAAGCAGTGGTCCCAATGGGGCAGCTCTTCTGGAATGAAACTCTCCCTCCTGAGTCTTTTCTCTAAAGAGGGTTAACAAAAAGACTGTCTAAAATACTTGTGAATCTTTGTAagaatacacacacgcacaccctgGGTATGAAGAGCATCCTTCAACAGAGCAAAATAGTAACACCCAGAGTGTTGCACCCCCACTACATTTTTTCTGGGACATCGTAACGGCATTTGCAACTCCAAACCCAAGGTATCCTGTTTTTGATGCGTCCTGGCTCATGGAGATATTTGTAGTATCCCATTCAAAACTTCAGAAAAGAATAGAGGCAAAGctagcagtttttttaaaaaaaagtagaaagcaGTTCAAGAGGATGCAATTAAAGCCACCAGTTTacaaatagtaaagaaaaaggacACACTCAAGATGGATCCTTTTTCTGCAAAGCAGCTTAAGGGAAattcatttaaaacaagaaaaacatgtAACTTCTGCATCACCAGGGAAAATTTTGGCATAGAAGGAGAAGCAGCAAGGAAGCAAAACTGGCATACTGGTCCAGACCGTGCATCTACCTTCCACCTTAAAAACTTGTACAAGTATTTTTGCAATCTGCATACGAACAGTGCAGCTTGACAGCCAAGACAGAGTCTAGGGCTGTCCAGAACTTCAGACTGGAAAGCAAGAAGATGCTTCAGAGTCCACAGGGGCACCATGTGACATTCATCCGCAGCCACAGCAAAGTCCCACTGCAgcaggaaaagatacagctgctttaagaattgCAATCGGCATCCCAGCCTTCTCCGTTTATTTTTCAATCCAAAGCGCTGCACAACCCTACTGCctgttttttaaaggaagatttcTAGGACCACCAATCCAGAGAGGCAACACACTTCACAGGAGAAATTGAGCTTAGTCCTTTAGGGGAAATGCAGGTCTACAGATGTGCTGCACGATGTATGTCATTTCGGGTCAAATAAGCTGGACATAAAAACCTGTCTTAGCTATGAAAGAAAGGCTGTGGGGCCCATCCCTACGAGGGATGGATCGCTCTCACCAGCTCTTCCAAAGCATTTCCTAGTTGGGATCTGGGCAGTCTCTCTCCACCAAATACACAGGCCCTGCCCTTTGCCCATCAAATTCTTTTGTGGCTACTGGGCTGTCAGCAGAAGACTTTCAGCTGTTCCTTGTAGGATGCTCAGGCCTGTCCCAGTAGCCCATTCATTTTTCTCTCCATAAGTCTTTGCTTGTCTTTAtctttcagttttcattttcatGGATACTTTTCCTGGagaataaaatttaaatctaCGCACATGGACACTGCCTAGCAAGCTctcaataatattttttattcaccTCTCCAACAGACGAAAGACTAATTAGGTGCAAAACTGTATTTACAACACAGAGTTAAAAAACAGGATAGAAACAGTAGGGCCAAGTTGACAAACTTCCAAAATACTGGTCAGGGGGAAAGCCAGCTCT from the Candoia aspera isolate rCanAsp1 chromosome 11, rCanAsp1.hap2, whole genome shotgun sequence genome contains:
- the MTSS2 gene encoding protein MTSS 2 isoform X3 — protein: MEAAEKECGALGGLFQAIVNDMKSSYPVWEDFNSKATKLHSQLRTTILAAVAFLEAFQKVADVATNARGATRDIGSALTRMCMRHRSIETKLRQFTSALMESLISPLQERIEDWKKTANQLDKDHAKEYKRARHEIKKKSSDTLKLQKKARKELLGKGDLQPQLDSALQDVNDMHLLLEETEKQAVRKALIEERGRFCTFVRCLQPVVNGEITMLGEITHLQGIIDDLVLLTADPHKLPTASEQVIKDLKGSDYSWSYQTPPSSPSSSGSRKSSMCSLAQPVNANTRLSSVSSHDSGFISQDAMFSKPPSPMPLDITSQKSSSSASSEASETCQSVSECNSPTSDWSKLPLYEQPVVNTLQRRRDRAELLREAEPGPAPLMYPGLGLEDGPRPRMSPASIAAKHGEEMSPAASDLAMVLTHGLSLEHQKSSRDSLQFSSGYSTQTTTPSCSEDTIPSQGSEYDYYSVNGDIEGDNRNELDKSSTIPRNSNIAQNYRRMIQTKRPASTAGLPTGTALPTGATPGVATIRRTPSTKPTVRRTVSSVGPIPIRPPIVPVKPPTVPDSPGRAGPTRMGSEECVFYADEASAPHSLDFARASPKRLSLPNTTWGSDGLEISAYAGAGKPSAEEEQQLAANRHSLVEKIGELVASAHALGDGQFPFPTVFSDPGPEEQTPSPPPAASSEPPTEDMLVAIRRGVRLRRTVTNDRSAPRFL
- the MTSS2 gene encoding protein MTSS 2 isoform X5, encoding MEAAEKECGALGGLFQAIVNDMKSSYPVWEDFNSKATKLHSQLRTTILAAVAFLEAFQKVADVATNARGATRDIGSALTRMCMRHRSIETKLRQFTSALMESLISPLQERIEDWKKTANQLDKDHAKEYKRARHEIKKKSSDTLKLQKKARKELLGKGDLQPQLDSALQDVNDMHLLLEETEKQAVRKALIEERGRFCTFVRCLQPVVNGEITMLGEITHLQGIIDDLVLLTADPHKLPTASEQVIKDLKGSDYSWSYQTPPSSPSSSGSRKSSMCREALVTPWMPSISPSFMSCSHSLAQPVNANTRLSSVSSHDSGFISQDAMFSKPPSPMPLDITSQDWSKLPLYEQPVVNTLQRRRDRAELLREAEPGPAPLMYPGLGLEDGPRPRMSPASIAAKHGEEMSPAASDLAMVLTHGLSLEHQKSSRDSLQFSSGYSTQTTTPSCSEDTIPSQGSEYDYYSVNGDIEGDNRNELDKSSTIPRNSNIAQNYRRMIQTKRPASTAGLPTGTALPTGATPGVATIRRTPSTKPTVRRTVSSVGPIPIRPPIVPVKPPTVPDSPGRAGPTRMGSEECVFYADEASAPHSLDFARASPKRLSLPNTTWGSDGLEISAYAGAGKPSAEEEQQLAANRHSLVEKIGELVASAHALGDGQFPFPTVFSDPGPEEQTPSPPPAASSEPPTEDMLVAIRRGVRLRRTVTNDRSAPRFL
- the MTSS2 gene encoding protein MTSS 2 isoform X2, with the protein product MEAAEKECGALGGLFQAIVNDMKSSYPVWEDFNSKATKLHSQLRTTILAAVAFLEAFQKVADVATNARGATRDIGSALTRMCMRHRSIETKLRQFTSALMESLISPLQERIEDWKKTANQLDKDHAKEYKRARHEIKKKSSDTLKLQKKARKGKGDLQPQLDSALQDVNDMHLLLEETEKQAVRKALIEERGRFCTFVRCLQPVVNGEITMLGEITHLQGIIDDLVLLTADPHKLPTASEQVIKDLKGSDYSWSYQTPPSSPSSSGSRKSSMCREALVTPWMPSISPSFMSCSHSLAQPVNANTRLSSVSSHDSGFISQDAMFSKPPSPMPLDITSQKSSSSASSEASETCQSVSECNSPTSDWSKLPLYEQPVVNTLQRRRDRAELLREAEPGPAPLMYPGLGLEDGPRPRMSPASIAAKHGEEMSPAASDLAMVLTHGLSLEHQKSSRDSLQFSSGYSTQTTTPSCSEDTIPSQGSEYDYYSVNGDIEGDNRNELDKSSTIPRNSNIAQNYRRMIQTKRPASTAGLPTGTALPTGATPGVATIRRTPSTKPTVRRTVSSVGPIPIRPPIVPVKPPTVPDSPGRAGPTRMGSEECVFYADEASAPHSLDFARASPKRLSLPNTTWGSDGLEISAYAGAGKPSAEEEQQLAANRHSLVEKIGELVASAHALGDGQFPFPTVFSDPGPEEQTPSPPPAASSEPPTEDMLVAIRRGVRLRRTVTNDRSAPRFL
- the MTSS2 gene encoding protein MTSS 2 isoform X1; translated protein: MEAAEKECGALGGLFQAIVNDMKSSYPVWEDFNSKATKLHSQLRTTILAAVAFLEAFQKVADVATNARGATRDIGSALTRMCMRHRSIETKLRQFTSALMESLISPLQERIEDWKKTANQLDKDHAKEYKRARHEIKKKSSDTLKLQKKARKELLGKGDLQPQLDSALQDVNDMHLLLEETEKQAVRKALIEERGRFCTFVRCLQPVVNGEITMLGEITHLQGIIDDLVLLTADPHKLPTASEQVIKDLKGSDYSWSYQTPPSSPSSSGSRKSSMCREALVTPWMPSISPSFMSCSHSLAQPVNANTRLSSVSSHDSGFISQDAMFSKPPSPMPLDITSQKSSSSASSEASETCQSVSECNSPTSDWSKLPLYEQPVVNTLQRRRDRAELLREAEPGPAPLMYPGLGLEDGPRPRMSPASIAAKHGEEMSPAASDLAMVLTHGLSLEHQKSSRDSLQFSSGYSTQTTTPSCSEDTIPSQGSEYDYYSVNGDIEGDNRNELDKSSTIPRNSNIAQNYRRMIQTKRPASTAGLPTGTALPTGATPGVATIRRTPSTKPTVRRTVSSVGPIPIRPPIVPVKPPTVPDSPGRAGPTRMGSEECVFYADEASAPHSLDFARASPKRLSLPNTTWGSDGLEISAYAGAGKPSAEEEQQLAANRHSLVEKIGELVASAHALGDGQFPFPTVFSDPGPEEQTPSPPPAASSEPPTEDMLVAIRRGVRLRRTVTNDRSAPRFL
- the MTSS2 gene encoding protein MTSS 2 isoform X6 codes for the protein MCMRHRSIETKLRQFTSALMESLISPLQERIEDWKKTANQLDKDHAKEYKRARHEIKKKSSDTLKLQKKARKGKGDLQPQLDSALQDVNDMHLLLEETEKQAVRKALIEERGRFCTFVRCLQPVVNGEITMLGEITHLQGIIDDLVLLTADPHKLPTASEQVIKDLKGSDYSWSYQTPPSSPSSSGSRKSSMCREALVTPWMPSISPSFMSCSHSLAQPVNANTRLSSVSSHDSGFISQDAMFSKPPSPMPLDITSQKSSSSASSEASETCQSVSECNSPTSDWSKLPLYEQPVVNTLQRRRDRAELLREAEPGPAPLMYPGLGLEDGPRPRMSPASIAAKHGEEMSPAASDLAMVLTHGLSLEHQKSSRDSLQFSSGYSTQTTTPSCSEDTIPSQGSEYDYYSVNGDIEGDNRNELDKSSTIPRNSNIAQNYRRMIQTKRPASTAGLPTGTALPTGATPGVATIRRTPSTKPTVRRTVSSVGPIPIRPPIVPVKPPTVPDSPGRAGPTRMGSEECVFYADEASAPHSLDFARASPKRLSLPNTTWGSDGLEISAYAGAGKPSAEEEQQLAANRHSLVEKIGELVASAHALGDGQFPFPTVFSDPGPEEQTPSPPPAASSEPPTEDMLVAIRRGVRLRRTVTNDRSAPRFL
- the MTSS2 gene encoding protein MTSS 2 isoform X4, with the protein product MEAAEKECGALGGLFQAIVNDMKSSYPVWEDFNSKATKLHSQLRTTILAAVAFLEAFQKVADVATNARGATRDIGSALTRMCMRHRSIETKLRQFTSALMESLISPLQERIEDWKKTANQLDKDHAKEYKRARHEIKKKSSDTLKLQKKARKGKGDLQPQLDSALQDVNDMHLLLEETEKQAVRKALIEERGRFCTFVRCLQPVVNGEITMLGEITHLQGIIDDLVLLTADPHKLPTASEQVIKDLKGSDYSWSYQTPPSSPSSSGSRKSSMCSLAQPVNANTRLSSVSSHDSGFISQDAMFSKPPSPMPLDITSQKSSSSASSEASETCQSVSECNSPTSDWSKLPLYEQPVVNTLQRRRDRAELLREAEPGPAPLMYPGLGLEDGPRPRMSPASIAAKHGEEMSPAASDLAMVLTHGLSLEHQKSSRDSLQFSSGYSTQTTTPSCSEDTIPSQGSEYDYYSVNGDIEGDNRNELDKSSTIPRNSNIAQNYRRMIQTKRPASTAGLPTGTALPTGATPGVATIRRTPSTKPTVRRTVSSVGPIPIRPPIVPVKPPTVPDSPGRAGPTRMGSEECVFYADEASAPHSLDFARASPKRLSLPNTTWGSDGLEISAYAGAGKPSAEEEQQLAANRHSLVEKIGELVASAHALGDGQFPFPTVFSDPGPEEQTPSPPPAASSEPPTEDMLVAIRRGVRLRRTVTNDRSAPRFL